From the genome of Blautia pseudococcoides, one region includes:
- a CDS encoding acyltransferase yields MKKIKKLLAFIRTIHLRNYIYLNYFSKNVSRNGKGKVIPYKNAVIDLKKGSKIIIYDRPLEIATNKLRGSKAETYIRLGKNAVWNAKGGCNLAYGTTIEVLESAKLDAGFFSMNSFSTMVVANHVTIGDDVMIARNVTILDSDFHEIMYNERKYNRNEKIEIGDHVWIAANSTVVKNVRLGDGSIISADTLVITDSGKQTLVGNEVKQIILRENVEWKR; encoded by the coding sequence GTGAAAAAAATTAAGAAATTGCTGGCGTTTATAAGAACAATCCATTTACGGAATTATATATATTTAAATTACTTTTCTAAAAATGTATCCCGAAATGGAAAAGGGAAAGTTATACCCTATAAAAATGCAGTAATTGATTTAAAAAAAGGATCTAAAATAATTATTTATGATCGACCCCTGGAAATTGCTACGAATAAATTGAGAGGTTCAAAAGCAGAGACATATATTCGGTTGGGAAAAAATGCAGTCTGGAATGCAAAAGGCGGATGTAATCTTGCCTATGGCACCACTATAGAAGTTCTTGAGTCGGCAAAACTAGACGCGGGTTTTTTTTCAATGAATAGTTTTAGTACCATGGTGGTTGCAAATCATGTAACCATTGGAGATGATGTTATGATTGCAAGAAATGTTACTATATTAGACAGTGATTTCCATGAAATTATGTATAATGAAAGAAAATATAATAGAAATGAAAAAATTGAGATTGGAGATCATGTTTGGATAGCAGCAAATTCTACAGTTGTTAAAAATGTAAGATTGGGAGATGGAAGCATAATTTCTGCAGATACACTTGTTATTACTGATTCGGGTAAGCAGACGTTAGTTGGGAATGAAGTAAAACAGATCATACTACGGGAAAATGTGGAGTGGAAAAGATAG
- a CDS encoding glycosyltransferase family 2 protein: protein MYKPLVSIITPCYNGEKCVKRYFESILAQTYVNLELIFINDGSEDKTEEIVFLYQQKFKEKGVSFKYLKQKNAGQAAALNRGLKLFTGEYLIWPDSDDVLAPDSIEKKVLFLEKYQEYGMVRSNGFYYNEVTKEKKRISEKGSNSKEDIFEDLILLKTYGCCGCYMIRASLLKSIYPKLDIYESRYGQNWQILLPAASKTKCGYIDEDLYIVYEHDDSHSRRKHSSQDEIDRWNGFTDILLEAVQHSDCDQESIKKAIHKNCAENQFYYALGIKDKKKLKEIFRKLRCYGQPTLKEYLLYLKYMYVR, encoded by the coding sequence ATGTACAAGCCATTGGTTAGCATTATTACGCCCTGTTACAATGGAGAAAAATGCGTAAAGCGTTATTTTGAATCAATATTAGCGCAGACGTATGTAAACCTGGAACTGATATTCATCAATGATGGTTCAGAAGATAAAACAGAGGAGATTGTATTTTTATATCAGCAAAAATTTAAAGAAAAGGGTGTTAGCTTTAAATACTTGAAACAGAAAAATGCAGGACAAGCGGCAGCACTCAATCGAGGATTAAAGCTGTTTACTGGAGAATATCTGATATGGCCTGATTCAGATGATGTGCTGGCGCCAGATAGTATAGAGAAAAAGGTGTTATTTTTGGAGAAGTACCAGGAATATGGGATGGTACGAAGTAATGGTTTCTATTATAACGAAGTAACCAAGGAAAAAAAGCGAATAAGTGAAAAGGGTTCAAATAGTAAAGAAGATATATTTGAGGATTTAATTTTATTAAAAACATATGGATGTTGCGGATGTTATATGATAAGAGCCAGTTTATTGAAAAGCATTTACCCGAAACTAGACATCTATGAATCCCGTTATGGACAAAATTGGCAGATATTACTGCCTGCAGCCAGTAAAACAAAATGCGGATATATAGATGAAGATTTATATATTGTGTATGAGCATGATGACAGCCATTCAAGAAGAAAGCACTCTAGCCAGGATGAAATTGATAGATGGAATGGTTTTACGGATATTTTACTTGAGGCCGTACAACATAGTGATTGTGATCAGGAGAGCATTAAAAAAGCCATACATAAAAATTGTGCAGAGAATCAATTTTACTATGCTTTGGGGATAAAAGACAAAAAGAAATTAAAAGAGATATTTAGAAAGTTAAGGTGTTATGGACAACCGACACTCAAGGAGTATTTGTTATATTTAAAATATATGTATGTTAGATAA
- a CDS encoding glycosyltransferase family 32 protein, with protein MIPKKIHYCWFGKGTKPKLTEKCIVSWKKYCPDYEIIEWNEDNFKINTNPYTEWCYENKKYAFLSDYIRLAVIEEYGGIYLDTDVELIRSLDDLLRYPAYFGFETNEYVNTGLGFGAEAHNVIVQQMIKEYEKLSDGKHGTIGCPHLNTDALLKFGILKNGKNQTNKYGVILSSDYFNPYDAPTGRLNIVKQTYSIHWYAGTWMSKKQRIRSNIGRPLHRILGKDFMRFFGR; from the coding sequence ATGATACCTAAAAAAATTCATTATTGCTGGTTCGGTAAAGGTACTAAGCCTAAATTAACCGAAAAGTGTATTGTAAGTTGGAAAAAGTATTGCCCTGACTATGAGATCATAGAATGGAACGAGGATAATTTTAAGATAAATACAAACCCATATACAGAGTGGTGCTATGAAAATAAAAAATATGCATTTTTAAGTGACTATATTCGGTTGGCAGTTATCGAAGAATATGGAGGGATTTATCTGGATACGGATGTAGAGCTTATTCGCAGCCTGGATGATCTGCTTAGATATCCAGCTTATTTCGGGTTTGAAACGAATGAGTATGTAAATACTGGTCTTGGGTTTGGTGCAGAAGCACATAATGTTATTGTGCAGCAGATGATAAAAGAATATGAGAAGCTATCAGATGGAAAACATGGTACAATTGGCTGCCCACATCTAAATACAGATGCGCTGCTTAAATTTGGTATTTTAAAAAACGGGAAAAACCAGACGAATAAGTACGGTGTAATATTATCGTCTGATTACTTTAATCCCTATGATGCCCCAACCGGAAGATTAAATATAGTTAAGCAGACGTATTCTATTCATTGGTATGCAGGAACATGGATGAGCAAAAAACAAAGAATACGAAGCAATATAGGGAGACCGTTACACAGGATTTTAGGGAAGGATTTTATGAGGTTTTTTGGAAGGTAA
- a CDS encoding glycosyltransferase family 2 protein, whose translation MCKISIIMPVYNKVNYVEKAIESIQKQTFLDWELIIVDDGSTDGSDKKCDVYGEDFRITVTHLKHGGVSRARNFGLKMARGKYITFVDGDDCVDPEFLEKLYIPDQEMIIGGLLRVNHEGGIVAKVIPLLYGEYEITDVAKGFYEEQNDSGIYGYAGGKLIQRKLIEEHGITFDEKIPLAEDYDFFLKVYSFVKSICFRQYAGYRYLQGTVNSAAALNDFEIDFFTQIEIQNRAKAFLIEKASFGDLDKIIYLRIVTGYVYTILLINKGLKYNEFLKLSDRLKELVPVVTLEISGLQKFCITLYDRNEKKMLYLIMKLLALTGR comes from the coding sequence ATGTGTAAGATATCAATTATTATGCCAGTGTATAACAAGGTAAATTACGTGGAGAAAGCAATAGAGTCTATACAAAAACAGACGTTTTTAGATTGGGAGTTGATCATAGTAGATGATGGATCTACAGATGGATCAGATAAAAAATGTGATGTATATGGTGAAGATTTTAGAATTACAGTTACACATTTAAAGCATGGCGGAGTATCAAGAGCAAGAAATTTTGGATTAAAGATGGCAAGAGGAAAATATATAACGTTTGTGGATGGAGATGATTGTGTAGACCCTGAATTTTTGGAAAAGCTGTATATTCCAGATCAGGAGATGATAATTGGCGGATTGCTTCGGGTAAACCATGAAGGCGGTATAGTGGCTAAAGTTATACCTTTATTATATGGTGAATATGAGATTACAGATGTTGCAAAGGGATTTTATGAAGAACAAAATGATTCTGGTATTTATGGATATGCAGGAGGTAAATTGATACAGAGAAAATTGATTGAAGAACATGGTATTACATTTGACGAGAAAATACCACTTGCGGAAGATTATGATTTTTTTTTGAAAGTATATTCTTTTGTTAAAAGCATTTGTTTTAGGCAATATGCTGGGTATCGCTATTTACAGGGGACCGTTAATTCCGCAGCAGCTTTAAATGATTTTGAGATTGATTTTTTTACTCAGATTGAAATACAAAATAGGGCCAAAGCATTTTTAATTGAAAAGGCATCTTTTGGGGATTTAGACAAGATAATATACTTAAGGATCGTTACAGGGTATGTTTATACGATTTTACTTATAAATAAAGGGTTAAAGTATAATGAGTTCTTGAAACTTTCTGATAGGTTAAAAGAATTAGTTCCGGTAGTTACATTAGAGATAAGCGGCCTGCAGAAATTTTGTATAACCCTTTATGATAGAAATGAAAAAAAGATGCTCTATCTGATAATGAAATTATTAGCATTAACAGGGAGATAA
- a CDS encoding glycosyltransferase: MKRIIIFSHGMEIGGAERALLGILECIDTEKYDISLFLMKHKGELMRYIPDNVRLLPEIPQYASLAVPITDIIKRRQFRIVLGRIHGKIAAKIRIKQLKVLGENDVALEYSHKYTRNKMPQINNLEYDLAISFLTPHYFVNEKVKAKKKAAWIHTDYTVVQVDVESQLKMWDKYDVIIAVSENVRRCFLKIFPSLINKVQVIENIMPMKYLIESTGAFTVEQEMINDGSIKLLSIGRFCPAKNFDKVPSICKKLRCIGLNVKWYLIGYGGDEKVIRQKIVENKMSDHVIILGKKENPYPYIKCCDLYVQPSRYEGKCVSVIEAQILNKPVIITDYPTAESQLVDGYDGVIVPMDFEACVQGIASVIKNKELQEILIRNTQEKDYSNVGKMKNIYQLLDS; the protein is encoded by the coding sequence TTGAAAAGGATTATTATTTTTTCTCATGGTATGGAAATTGGTGGTGCAGAACGGGCCTTGTTAGGGATACTTGAATGTATAGATACAGAAAAATATGATATTAGCCTGTTTTTGATGAAACACAAAGGCGAGCTGATGCGATACATACCAGACAATGTGAGACTTTTACCGGAAATTCCACAGTACGCTTCATTAGCAGTTCCAATTACAGATATAATTAAACGTAGACAATTTCGTATAGTGCTTGGAAGGATCCATGGAAAAATAGCAGCCAAGATACGCATAAAGCAGCTTAAGGTTTTAGGGGAAAATGATGTAGCCCTTGAATACAGCCATAAATATACACGGAATAAAATGCCTCAAATTAATAATCTTGAATATGATTTGGCAATTAGCTTTTTAACTCCCCATTATTTTGTGAATGAAAAAGTAAAAGCAAAAAAAAAGGCTGCATGGATACATACAGATTATACAGTTGTTCAGGTTGATGTAGAATCCCAATTAAAGATGTGGGATAAATATGATGTAATTATAGCTGTATCTGAGAATGTCAGGAGATGTTTTTTGAAAATATTCCCTTCTTTAATAAATAAAGTTCAGGTTATTGAAAATATAATGCCAATGAAATATTTGATAGAATCCACAGGAGCTTTTACGGTAGAACAAGAAATGATCAACGATGGTTCTATAAAATTGTTATCTATAGGTAGATTTTGTCCTGCTAAAAATTTCGACAAAGTGCCTTCTATTTGTAAAAAGTTACGATGTATAGGGCTGAATGTTAAATGGTATCTTATTGGGTATGGTGGTGATGAAAAAGTAATCCGACAAAAAATTGTGGAGAATAAGATGTCAGATCATGTAATTATCCTTGGGAAAAAAGAAAACCCTTATCCCTATATTAAGTGCTGTGATTTATATGTACAGCCAAGTAGATATGAAGGTAAATGTGTTTCAGTCATAGAAGCACAGATATTGAACAAGCCAGTTATTATAACTGACTATCCCACAGCGGAAAGTCAATTGGTAGATGGTTATGATGGTGTAATAGTCCCAATGGATTTTGAAGCTTGTGTACAAGGGATCGCGAGCGTGATTAAGAACAAAGAATTACAGGAGATACTTATTAGGAATACACAGGAAAAAGATTATAGTAATGTTGGGAAAATGAAAAATATTTATCAACTATTGGATAGTTAA
- a CDS encoding glycosyltransferase family A protein: MYSILYDIYFIMKRKERLLKDKKWYKERKCLLDHIEAYYNLYIVKRYRKTRNKKLGVVQGKRGQKIIVSLTSYPKRIGTVWITIETIMNQSLKPDEIILWLAKEQFSGIQSLPIELLEQRKRGLTIRFCDDLRSHKKYYYTMQEYPDDIVLLFDDDMFYPYDTIKKLWKLHEKYPRDICCITSQVMEPDFMSIPSGWRNPEVIERLEHSDRIQVFTGSGSLFPPKSLSEEIFQKDNLLRLCPFADDLWITFMAFRAGTKITSLNKWRAFPVSVYGTHEGSLWYINGQDGKNDEQWKNILEFYGGF, from the coding sequence GTGTATTCAATTTTATATGATATATACTTTATAATGAAAAGAAAAGAGAGATTGCTCAAGGATAAAAAGTGGTATAAGGAAAGAAAATGTTTGCTTGATCACATAGAAGCATACTATAATTTATATATTGTGAAACGATATAGAAAAACGCGAAACAAAAAATTGGGGGTTGTACAAGGAAAACGAGGCCAAAAAATCATAGTGTCTTTAACATCCTACCCGAAACGTATAGGAACTGTTTGGATCACGATTGAAACAATAATGAATCAATCGTTGAAGCCGGATGAAATAATCTTATGGTTGGCCAAAGAACAGTTTAGCGGAATACAGTCGTTGCCTATAGAATTGTTGGAGCAAAGAAAACGTGGTTTGACAATTCGTTTCTGTGATGATTTGCGGAGTCATAAAAAATATTATTATACTATGCAGGAGTACCCGGATGATATTGTTTTATTGTTTGACGATGATATGTTCTATCCATATGATACAATTAAGAAGTTATGGAAACTTCATGAAAAATATCCCCGGGATATATGTTGTATTACATCACAAGTAATGGAACCTGATTTTATGTCTATCCCTTCAGGTTGGAGAAATCCAGAAGTAATAGAGCGTTTGGAGCATTCAGATAGAATCCAGGTATTTACGGGAAGTGGTTCTCTTTTTCCGCCAAAGTCGTTGAGTGAGGAGATATTTCAAAAGGATAATTTATTACGATTATGCCCTTTTGCAGATGACTTATGGATCACGTTTATGGCTTTCCGCGCAGGAACCAAGATTACATCTTTGAATAAGTGGAGGGCTTTTCCGGTATCGGTATATGGAACCCATGAGGGAAGTCTGTGGTATATCAATGGACAGGACGGAAAAAATGATGAACAGTGGAAAAATATATTAGAGTTTTACGGGGGATTTTAG
- a CDS encoding glycosyltransferase family 2 protein, producing the protein MVSIIVPVYKVEKYLNRCVKSLLQQTLTDIEVILVDDGSPDRCPAMCDRWTLKDKRIKVVHKENGGLSSARNVGLTVAQGEYVGFVDSDDDVEKTMYERLYTIIEQESVDFVISDYIRVPKEGEAYLKTLDIQGGHYNKVMIKEHIFPKLIMKESLEYGPLLSVCSCLYRKEFLTNCNLTFDEQVRWSEDNIFSAFAGYFANSFYYLKGEGLYHYYSNPGTITTSYRPGAWDVYCIMNDHLRSFFMNVQEYDFDKQLKLHIIFYACNCLGQVLASGKSKKEQGNLRKKIMRSDTLKRAFEDFKFPDCWPLGLKVQVAFIKYECVMLYGMLMG; encoded by the coding sequence ATGGTTAGTATTATTGTTCCGGTTTATAAAGTGGAAAAATATTTGAATAGATGTGTGAAAAGTCTCCTGCAGCAAACTTTAACTGATATAGAAGTTATATTGGTAGATGATGGATCTCCCGATAGATGCCCTGCGATGTGCGACAGATGGACTTTAAAGGATAAAAGAATTAAAGTAGTACATAAAGAAAACGGTGGACTTAGCAGTGCACGAAATGTAGGACTTACTGTGGCCCAGGGGGAATATGTAGGTTTTGTAGATTCGGATGATGATGTGGAGAAAACGATGTATGAAAGGCTGTACACGATTATAGAGCAGGAGAGTGTAGATTTTGTAATATCGGATTATATCAGAGTTCCCAAAGAAGGGGAAGCGTATCTTAAGACACTGGATATTCAGGGAGGACATTACAATAAAGTGATGATAAAAGAGCACATTTTTCCAAAGCTGATAATGAAAGAAAGCTTGGAGTATGGGCCTCTCCTTTCAGTCTGTAGTTGTTTGTATAGAAAAGAATTTTTAACGAACTGTAATTTAACATTTGATGAACAAGTGCGTTGGTCTGAAGATAATATTTTCAGTGCTTTTGCAGGATATTTCGCAAACAGCTTTTATTACCTAAAAGGAGAGGGATTGTATCACTACTATAGTAATCCCGGAACAATCACTACCAGCTATCGTCCAGGGGCATGGGATGTTTATTGTATAATGAATGATCATCTGCGCAGTTTTTTTATGAATGTTCAGGAATATGATTTTGATAAGCAGTTAAAACTTCATATTATTTTTTACGCTTGTAATTGTTTGGGACAGGTTTTGGCAAGTGGAAAAAGTAAGAAAGAGCAGGGAAATCTGCGAAAGAAGATTATGCGGTCAGATACTTTAAAGAGAGCCTTTGAAGATTTTAAATTTCCAGATTGCTGGCCATTAGGCTTGAAAGTACAAGTCGCATTTATAAAGTATGAATGTGTCATGTTGTATGGAATGTTGATGGGATAG
- a CDS encoding LicD family protein, whose protein sequence is MISDKLTIIQGVQQIELEIMDIVHKICVENHIRYSLIYGSLIGAVRHNGFIPWDDDIDICMPREDYVKFLKVWSAYKLKDYILQNKKTNCDFTQNFTKVRKYNTTFLQEDDTGEYHKGIFVDIFAADRVPERSVQKMVQKISVAIDLLYTKEHGSGIPNPIISMTENFLLHIPRKCQVVLKKWVCKNIMKFDNKNVLKYMIACTLEEVKNLYSADVFENLVLCEFSGREYYRFRDYDSCLSMLYGDYMQLPPENERTWKHTPIIVDFYKNISELDN, encoded by the coding sequence ATGATAAGTGATAAATTAACAATTATACAGGGTGTTCAACAAATAGAATTGGAGATAATGGACATTGTACATAAAATATGCGTTGAGAATCATATACGATATTCATTAATATACGGATCCCTTATTGGTGCGGTACGTCATAATGGTTTTATTCCATGGGATGATGATATAGATATATGTATGCCAAGAGAGGATTATGTTAAGTTTTTAAAGGTGTGGAGCGCATATAAGCTAAAGGATTATATATTACAGAATAAGAAGACAAATTGCGATTTTACTCAAAACTTTACTAAAGTAAGAAAATATAATACTACATTTCTCCAAGAAGATGATACAGGAGAATACCATAAAGGAATATTTGTAGATATATTTGCTGCGGATCGTGTGCCGGAAAGATCGGTACAAAAAATGGTTCAAAAAATATCTGTAGCAATTGATTTGTTGTATACGAAAGAACATGGCAGCGGAATACCTAATCCGATAATTTCTATGACTGAAAATTTTCTTCTCCATATTCCCCGTAAATGTCAAGTTGTGCTAAAAAAATGGGTATGCAAAAATATAATGAAGTTTGACAATAAAAATGTATTGAAATATATGATAGCGTGTACTTTAGAAGAAGTTAAAAATCTATATTCGGCAGATGTTTTTGAGAACCTTGTACTTTGTGAATTTTCGGGAAGAGAATATTATCGTTTTAGGGATTATGATTCTTGTTTAAGTATGTTATATGGAGATTATATGCAATTACCACCTGAAAATGAAAGGACCTGGAAACATACACCGATCATAGTTGATTTTTATAAAAATATTTCTGAACTGGATAATTGA
- a CDS encoding glycosyltransferase family 2 protein: MKDELISVIVPVYNVANYLAKCIESILAQTYYNLELILINDGSIDESGKICDNFAIRDQRIKVIHQKNQGIAAVRNKGIIEAKGDYVFWVDGDDYVANHIIEELYQKLVENQADMSICSYVQGSDRNFCFDRKETANTEILDYVKGLEWIYRSNKFSFVMAASWAKLIKKSLYKGLHYPNGKIFEDIYMSHHLISKCSKIVYIDREMYYYYQWPESILGKKLCLSKLDYLGAFEDRIHFFKEKGLSELAETARIQYLHALTWEYSRAKDILHAKLMVSHIKREYRKYYQLGSVNIGIKHETKGYMLAFYVWPFGVDVAYKIRARIWRK, encoded by the coding sequence ATGAAGGATGAGTTAATTAGCGTCATAGTCCCAGTATATAATGTGGCAAATTATTTAGCTAAATGTATAGAGTCGATTTTAGCGCAGACGTATTATAACTTGGAATTAATACTGATCAATGATGGCTCAATAGATGAAAGTGGTAAGATATGCGATAATTTTGCAATAAGGGATCAGCGAATCAAAGTTATACATCAGAAGAACCAGGGAATTGCTGCAGTGAGAAATAAAGGTATAATAGAGGCAAAAGGAGATTATGTTTTTTGGGTAGATGGAGATGATTATGTAGCTAATCATATTATCGAAGAATTGTATCAAAAGTTAGTGGAGAATCAGGCAGATATGTCCATCTGTAGTTATGTACAAGGCTCAGATCGTAATTTTTGTTTTGATAGAAAGGAAACGGCAAACACAGAGATATTGGATTATGTGAAGGGCCTTGAATGGATCTATAGAAGTAATAAATTTTCATTTGTTATGGCAGCTTCATGGGCGAAACTGATTAAAAAATCTTTATATAAAGGATTACATTATCCCAATGGAAAAATATTTGAAGATATTTATATGAGTCACCATTTAATAAGCAAATGCAGCAAAATAGTATATATAGATAGAGAGATGTATTACTATTATCAATGGCCGGAAAGTATTTTGGGAAAGAAATTATGTTTGTCAAAGTTGGATTATCTTGGCGCATTTGAGGATCGGATTCATTTTTTTAAAGAAAAGGGGTTATCTGAATTGGCTGAGACTGCAAGAATCCAGTATCTCCATGCATTAACGTGGGAATATTCAAGGGCAAAAGATATATTGCATGCCAAGTTAATGGTCAGTCATATAAAACGAGAATATCGTAAGTATTATCAACTTGGAAGTGTGAATATAGGAATAAAACATGAGACTAAAGGGTATATGTTAGCATTTTATGTGTGGCCGTTTGGAGTGGATGTGGCATATAAAATAAGAGCAAGAATATGGAGAAAATAA
- a CDS encoding polysaccharide pyruvyl transferase family protein codes for MRTVMYAHGGSKNHGCEAIVRATADLIKEIDDCPILLTRQQEEDITYGLDQIVEVRQGSHNINKRKLGFGVAYLQQKLLNNYHQMDALQYKQAIENLPEVDTALFIGGDNYCYSNVKNYSYINNYMRKKAENLVLWGASVEPELLEDKEISHDIERFHCIVARESISYKALRKVNKHTMILPDPAFFLQSVPVNLPQGFLEYNMIGINISPLVINLEKQKDILMQNYKRLLSYILENSTYNVALIPHVIWDGNDDREPLKYLYQEFKDSGRIIMVMDHNCMEQKYIISKCRMFIGARTHATIAAYSMGVPTLVVGYSVKARGIARDLFGTETNFVLAVQNIKQEDDLVNSYLFLEKNNEKIHKQLQDKMYLYRKYQGEYKRSIAEKI; via the coding sequence ATGAGGACAGTAATGTATGCGCATGGTGGAAGCAAAAACCATGGATGTGAGGCTATTGTAAGAGCAACAGCAGATTTGATAAAAGAAATAGATGATTGTCCTATACTTTTAACGCGCCAACAGGAAGAAGATATAACTTATGGGCTTGATCAGATTGTAGAAGTTAGACAGGGATCACATAATATAAATAAAAGAAAATTAGGATTTGGTGTAGCCTACCTACAGCAGAAGTTACTAAATAATTATCATCAGATGGATGCACTGCAGTATAAACAAGCAATAGAAAACCTTCCTGAGGTGGATACAGCACTTTTTATTGGCGGAGATAATTATTGCTATTCCAATGTGAAAAATTACAGCTATATCAACAATTATATGCGGAAAAAAGCCGAAAATCTGGTACTTTGGGGAGCATCCGTGGAGCCGGAACTATTGGAAGATAAAGAGATCAGTCATGATATCGAAAGATTTCATTGCATTGTGGCAAGGGAATCCATCTCCTATAAAGCGCTGCGGAAAGTAAATAAGCACACTATGATTCTTCCGGATCCGGCATTCTTTCTTCAAAGTGTTCCTGTAAATCTCCCACAAGGGTTTTTGGAATATAATATGATCGGAATTAACATTAGTCCCCTAGTGATCAATTTGGAAAAACAAAAGGATATATTGATGCAGAACTATAAGCGATTGCTTTCTTATATTCTGGAAAATTCCACATATAATGTGGCGTTGATTCCCCATGTGATCTGGGATGGAAATGATGATCGGGAGCCACTTAAATACCTTTATCAGGAATTCAAAGACAGTGGTAGAATAATTATGGTTATGGATCATAATTGTATGGAACAGAAGTATATTATTAGCAAATGTAGAATGTTTATTGGTGCGCGGACACATGCAACAATTGCGGCATACTCAATGGGAGTGCCAACTCTTGTAGTTGGGTATTCTGTAAAAGCCCGGGGAATTGCAAGGGATCTATTCGGTACAGAGACTAATTTTGTATTGGCAGTTCAAAACATAAAACAAGAAGATGATCTGGTAAATTCATACCTGTTTCTGGAGAAAAATAATGAAAAAATCCACAAACAATTGCAAGATAAAATGTATTTATATCGAAAATATCAAGGAGAATACAAGAGAAGTATAGCGGAAAAGATATGA
- a CDS encoding acyltransferase, translating to MWSGKDSEMLIKKILRNIIWRFKNKKAPVLTYMEQCRARGVKIGENVDLVNAEIDYCFGHLISIGNNVTITNSVILAHDASTKKALGYSKVGCVDIGSDVFIGYGSIILPNVKIGNKVVIGAGTVVPKDVPDNVVVAGNPCRVICTYDAYMESMKNNMQKKPVSHTLFSEKSEEEWEDFYTAVKISGGGYDL from the coding sequence ATGTGGAGTGGAAAAGATAGTGAGATGTTGATTAAAAAAATATTGCGGAATATAATATGGAGATTTAAAAATAAAAAAGCACCAGTTCTTACTTATATGGAGCAGTGCAGAGCCAGGGGTGTAAAAATCGGTGAAAATGTAGATCTGGTAAATGCAGAGATAGATTATTGTTTTGGACATCTCATTAGTATTGGAAATAACGTAACAATTACGAACTCGGTAATTTTGGCTCATGATGCAAGTACCAAAAAAGCCTTGGGGTATAGTAAAGTTGGTTGTGTTGATATTGGAAGCGATGTTTTTATAGGGTATGGAAGTATTATATTGCCAAATGTCAAAATTGGCAATAAGGTAGTGATCGGAGCAGGAACCGTAGTACCAAAGGATGTACCGGACAATGTGGTGGTTGCTGGTAATCCCTGCCGTGTTATTTGTACATACGATGCATATATGGAAAGCATGAAAAATAATATGCAAAAGAAACCCGTTTCCCATACATTGTTTTCTGAAAAGTCGGAAGAGGAGTGGGAAGATTTTTATACTGCTGTAAAAATAAGTGGGGGAGGGTACGATTTATAA